A genome region from Ptiloglossa arizonensis isolate GNS036 chromosome 4, iyPtiAriz1_principal, whole genome shotgun sequence includes the following:
- the LOC143145581 gene encoding DNA ligase 4 isoform X2: MSVTLAAELEFKKLCNVLEEIKKARVAKKAEILEKFIQQCRLINNKLKTRFPRMDTSLFSIMRLILPHLERERGPSNLKEKSLANLYIRVFCLGKGSKDGNNLIRYKASTTKKIAGSDFAEKAYWILKNRLPRESSCFKIERINLFLNNISSRNEIIQEKDEAFKVLFGKINALEFKWITRIILKDLKLGIGTKKILRVFHPNANTLFDVSSNLRQVCDTLYDPQLRYYHNIKVFSHIKPMLLERCRIENTEKLFTKDEQYFIQFKYDGERSQVHMKDGKYKYFTRQGYDITNNCGYGEISSSGFMSSVFSRLLNLQCKSIILDGELMGWHKEKKLLGSKGMNFDVKKLSENSHHQPCFIAFDIIMYNDDLLDNKSYEERLRILKNAFKEEEGHLMLCKSVKISKREEIYTIFEESMKNKEEGIVVKKCNTKYKPNVRDGIGCYKIKAEYSDNLVHDVDLIILGGYYGEGKFMGLMKSFLMAVALPPDIPGENPSQFLSVVSVSNGISMETLKELWNRFKDKWQIECPANVTPPRLDLPDKWIRPEDSIILTVRATEMTQSNDYPTNYSLRFPRVKNVRIDKPWYSVCTTRELLSLVKDSRPIQKLIKPDVDFNDIEEVPEIKVRRIKQCSTKFEEKLTKSNIFDNSLVYLTRLFDGKEICVINGDDELPKEHIENILSQHRAKVVQTPLKENYCIIVGNVKTARAKNIIQCKKYNVVSLDWFKRVTKEENWSSLQDFLPWDLICSRESTERQLAQYYDQYYDNFTVDANKESLARSFRKAEEMATTIEFDHLQIKELDEELFDSGTSPYSIFRGIIGYFDDHSDWLKFEFRFLAGIIKDTIDDSVTHVFSNENSISSELKSLIDNEIQRPLIITKSKWIGECFRQNKLISDKEYLIHF, encoded by the exons ATGAGTGTAACATTAGCAGCCGaacttgaatttaagaaattatgTAATGTCTTGGAAGAAATCAAGAAAGCACGTGTAGCTAAGAAAGCCGAGATTTTAGAGAAATTCATCCAACAGTGTCGTCTTATTAATAACAAACTTAAAACAAGATTTCCACGTATG gATACTTCACTCTTTTCTATAATGAGATTAATTTTGCCACATTTGGAACGAGAACGTGGACCTTCCAATTTAAAAGAGAAATCCCTTGCTAATCTTTATATTCGTGTATTTTGCTTAGGTAAAGGTAGCAAGGACGGAAATAATCTTATACGATACAA AGCTTCAACAACGAAAAAGATTGCAGGATCTGACTTTGCAGAAAAAGCTTATTGGATTCTCAAAAATAGGTTGCCACGTGAGAGTTCATGTTTCAAAATAGAACGAATCAACTTATTCCTTAATAATATATCATCaagaaatgaaattattcaGGAAAAGGATGAAGCATTTAAAGTTTTATTCGGAAAAATCAATGCATTGGAGTTTAAATGGATAACACGAATAATTCTTAAAGATTTGAAACTTGGTATTGGGACAAAAAAGATACTACGAG tttttcatCCAAATGCAAATACATTGTTTGATGTGTCATCAAATTTACGTCAGGTTTGCGATACATTGTATGATCCTCAGTTGAGATACTATCACAACATTAAAGTTTTCTCTCATATTAAACCCATGTTGCTAGAGAGGTGTAGGATTGAAAATACAGAGAAACTTTTCACTAAAGATGAACAGTATTTTATACAATTCAAGTATGATGGTGAACGATCTCAAGTGCATATGAAAGATggtaaatataaatactttacGAGACAAGGATACGACATTACAAATAATTGTGGTTACGGGGAAATTAGTTCATCAG GTTTTATGAGTAGTGTATTTAGCCgacttttaaatttacaatgtaaatcaataattttggaTGGTGAATTAATGGGTTGGCATAAAGAGAAGAAACTATTGGGTTCGAAAGGAATGAATTTTGATGTTAAAAAGCTTTCAGAAAATAGTCATCATCAGCCATGTTTTATTGCATTTGATATCATTATGTACAATGATGATTTACTTGATAATAAATCTTATGAAGAAAGGCTGAGAATCTTGAAAAATGCGTTTAAGGAAGAAGAGGGCCATCTAATGTTATGTAAATccgttaaaatttctaaaag agaagaaatatatacaatttttgaggaaagtatgaaaaataaagaagaaggaATTGTAGTAAAGAAATGTAACACTAAATATAAACCAAATGTGCGAGATGGAATTGGTTGTTATAAAATAAAAGCAGAG TATTCTGATAATTTGGTACATGATGTAGACTTGATTATCCTTGGTGGTTACTATGGTGAAGGAAAATTTATGGGTTTAATGAAAAGTTTTCTAATGGCAGTGGCTTTGCCACCAGATATTCCAGGAGAGAATCCCTCACAATTTTTATCTGTTGTATCAGTCAGTAATGGTATTTCTATGGAAACCTTGAAAGAACTTTGGAATAGATTCAAAGATAAATGGCAAATAGAGTGCCCTGCAAATGTAACTCCCCCTAGG CTAGATTTACCGGATAAGTGGATTCGTCCTGAAGATTCCATTATTTTGACAGTACGAGCAACAGAGATGACACAAAGTAATGATTACCCAACAAATTACAGTTTACGATTTCCAAGGGTCAAGAATGTTAGAATTGATAAACCATGGTATAGTGTTTGTACCACCAGGGAACTGTTATCACTTGTCAAA GATTCAAGACCGATTCAAAAGTTAATAAAACCAGATGTAGATTTCAATGATATAGAAGAAGTTCCTGAAATTAAAGTACGTAGAATAAAACAGTGTTCAACAAAATTTGAAGAGAAATTAACAAAGTCTAACATTTTTGATAATTCACTGGTTTATCTTACACGACTTTTCGATGGTAAAGAAATTTGCGTGATAAATGGAGATGACGAGTTACCTAAAGAAcacattgaaaatattctttcacaACATAGAGCCAAAGTGGTTCAAACTCCATTAAAGGAGAACTACTGTATTATTGTTGGCAATGTTAAAACG GCAAGAGCAAAGAATATTATACaatgtaaaaagtataacgtagtatCGTTAGATTGGTTCAAACGGGTCACCAAGGAAGAAAATTGGTCATCATTACAAGACTTTCTACCATGGGATTTAATATGCAGCCGTGAATCTACGGAACGTCAATTAGCACAATATTACGATCAGTATTACGATAATTTTACTGTGGATGCAAACAAAGAGAGTTTAGCACGTTCTTTCAGAAAAGCTGAAGAAATG GCAACTACTATTGAGTTTGACCATTTGCAAATAAAAGAGCTAGATGAAGAGTTGTTTGACAGTGGAACATCACCTTATTCCATATTTCGAGGCATAATAGGCTATTTTGATGACCATTCAGATTGGTTAAAGTTTGAATTTCGTTTTTTGGCAGGAATAATTAAAGATACTATTGATGACTCTGTTACACATGTGTTTAGCAATGAAAATTCTATCAGTTCTGAACTCAAAAGTCTAATTGACAATGAAATACAAAGACCACTAATAATCACTAAAAGCAAGTGGATTGGTGAGTGTTTCAGACAAAATAAACTTATTTCAGATAAAGAATATcttattcatttttaa
- the LOC143145581 gene encoding DNA ligase 4 isoform X3, translating to MSVTLAAELEFKKLCNVLEEIKKARVAKKAEILEKFIQQCRLINNKLKTRFPRMDTSLFSIMRLILPHLERERGPSNLKEKSLANLYIRVFCLGKGSKDGNNLIRYKASTTKKIAGSDFAEKAYWILKNRLPRESSCFKIERINLFLNNISSRNEIIQEKDEAFKVLFGKINALEFKWITRIILKDLKLVFHPNANTLFDVSSNLRQVCDTLYDPQLRYYHNIKVFSHIKPMLLERCRIENTEKLFTKDEQYFIQFKYDGERSQVHMKDGKYKYFTRQGYDITNNCGYGEISSSGFMSSVFSRLLNLQCKSIILDGELMGWHKEKKLLGSKGMNFDVKKLSENSHHQPCFIAFDIIMYNDDLLDNKSYEERLRILKNAFKEEEGHLMLCKSVKISKREEIYTIFEESMKNKEEGIVVKKCNTKYKPNVRDGIGCYKIKAEYSDNLVHDVDLIILGGYYGEGKFMGLMKSFLMAVALPPDIPGENPSQFLSVVSVSNGISMETLKELWNRFKDKWQIECPANVTPPRLDLPDKWIRPEDSIILTVRATEMTQSNDYPTNYSLRFPRVKNVRIDKPWYSVCTTRELLSLVKDSRPIQKLIKPDVDFNDIEEVPEIKVRRIKQCSTKFEEKLTKSNIFDNSLVYLTRLFDGKEICVINGDDELPKEHIENILSQHRAKVVQTPLKENYCIIVGNVKTARAKNIIQCKKYNVVSLDWFKRVTKEENWSSLQDFLPWDLICSRESTERQLAQYYDQYYDNFTVDANKESLARSFRKAEEMATTIEFDHLQIKELDEELFDSGTSPYSIFRGIIGYFDDHSDWLKFEFRFLAGIIKDTIDDSVTHVFSNENSISSELKSLIDNEIQRPLIITKSKWIGECFRQNKLISDKEYLIHF from the exons ATGAGTGTAACATTAGCAGCCGaacttgaatttaagaaattatgTAATGTCTTGGAAGAAATCAAGAAAGCACGTGTAGCTAAGAAAGCCGAGATTTTAGAGAAATTCATCCAACAGTGTCGTCTTATTAATAACAAACTTAAAACAAGATTTCCACGTATG gATACTTCACTCTTTTCTATAATGAGATTAATTTTGCCACATTTGGAACGAGAACGTGGACCTTCCAATTTAAAAGAGAAATCCCTTGCTAATCTTTATATTCGTGTATTTTGCTTAGGTAAAGGTAGCAAGGACGGAAATAATCTTATACGATACAA AGCTTCAACAACGAAAAAGATTGCAGGATCTGACTTTGCAGAAAAAGCTTATTGGATTCTCAAAAATAGGTTGCCACGTGAGAGTTCATGTTTCAAAATAGAACGAATCAACTTATTCCTTAATAATATATCATCaagaaatgaaattattcaGGAAAAGGATGAAGCATTTAAAGTTTTATTCGGAAAAATCAATGCATTGGAGTTTAAATGGATAACACGAATAATTCTTAAAGATTTGAAACTTG tttttcatCCAAATGCAAATACATTGTTTGATGTGTCATCAAATTTACGTCAGGTTTGCGATACATTGTATGATCCTCAGTTGAGATACTATCACAACATTAAAGTTTTCTCTCATATTAAACCCATGTTGCTAGAGAGGTGTAGGATTGAAAATACAGAGAAACTTTTCACTAAAGATGAACAGTATTTTATACAATTCAAGTATGATGGTGAACGATCTCAAGTGCATATGAAAGATggtaaatataaatactttacGAGACAAGGATACGACATTACAAATAATTGTGGTTACGGGGAAATTAGTTCATCAG GTTTTATGAGTAGTGTATTTAGCCgacttttaaatttacaatgtaaatcaataattttggaTGGTGAATTAATGGGTTGGCATAAAGAGAAGAAACTATTGGGTTCGAAAGGAATGAATTTTGATGTTAAAAAGCTTTCAGAAAATAGTCATCATCAGCCATGTTTTATTGCATTTGATATCATTATGTACAATGATGATTTACTTGATAATAAATCTTATGAAGAAAGGCTGAGAATCTTGAAAAATGCGTTTAAGGAAGAAGAGGGCCATCTAATGTTATGTAAATccgttaaaatttctaaaag agaagaaatatatacaatttttgaggaaagtatgaaaaataaagaagaaggaATTGTAGTAAAGAAATGTAACACTAAATATAAACCAAATGTGCGAGATGGAATTGGTTGTTATAAAATAAAAGCAGAG TATTCTGATAATTTGGTACATGATGTAGACTTGATTATCCTTGGTGGTTACTATGGTGAAGGAAAATTTATGGGTTTAATGAAAAGTTTTCTAATGGCAGTGGCTTTGCCACCAGATATTCCAGGAGAGAATCCCTCACAATTTTTATCTGTTGTATCAGTCAGTAATGGTATTTCTATGGAAACCTTGAAAGAACTTTGGAATAGATTCAAAGATAAATGGCAAATAGAGTGCCCTGCAAATGTAACTCCCCCTAGG CTAGATTTACCGGATAAGTGGATTCGTCCTGAAGATTCCATTATTTTGACAGTACGAGCAACAGAGATGACACAAAGTAATGATTACCCAACAAATTACAGTTTACGATTTCCAAGGGTCAAGAATGTTAGAATTGATAAACCATGGTATAGTGTTTGTACCACCAGGGAACTGTTATCACTTGTCAAA GATTCAAGACCGATTCAAAAGTTAATAAAACCAGATGTAGATTTCAATGATATAGAAGAAGTTCCTGAAATTAAAGTACGTAGAATAAAACAGTGTTCAACAAAATTTGAAGAGAAATTAACAAAGTCTAACATTTTTGATAATTCACTGGTTTATCTTACACGACTTTTCGATGGTAAAGAAATTTGCGTGATAAATGGAGATGACGAGTTACCTAAAGAAcacattgaaaatattctttcacaACATAGAGCCAAAGTGGTTCAAACTCCATTAAAGGAGAACTACTGTATTATTGTTGGCAATGTTAAAACG GCAAGAGCAAAGAATATTATACaatgtaaaaagtataacgtagtatCGTTAGATTGGTTCAAACGGGTCACCAAGGAAGAAAATTGGTCATCATTACAAGACTTTCTACCATGGGATTTAATATGCAGCCGTGAATCTACGGAACGTCAATTAGCACAATATTACGATCAGTATTACGATAATTTTACTGTGGATGCAAACAAAGAGAGTTTAGCACGTTCTTTCAGAAAAGCTGAAGAAATG GCAACTACTATTGAGTTTGACCATTTGCAAATAAAAGAGCTAGATGAAGAGTTGTTTGACAGTGGAACATCACCTTATTCCATATTTCGAGGCATAATAGGCTATTTTGATGACCATTCAGATTGGTTAAAGTTTGAATTTCGTTTTTTGGCAGGAATAATTAAAGATACTATTGATGACTCTGTTACACATGTGTTTAGCAATGAAAATTCTATCAGTTCTGAACTCAAAAGTCTAATTGACAATGAAATACAAAGACCACTAATAATCACTAAAAGCAAGTGGATTGGTGAGTGTTTCAGACAAAATAAACTTATTTCAGATAAAGAATATcttattcatttttaa
- the LOC143145581 gene encoding general transcription factor 3C polypeptide 3 isoform X1 — translation MASNMQTDMDEEAVIEINLPSPTHKDNVTINEESTIASVIIEELDENALNNMNVDMTEFVEANALEIKDIAENIIPDTYAEQSNSIMDITTDIEDQDILLTADEEDQLTKQFLNGELTFSEYSLRMDQGVDIETLETDPSRNDNENEEIETNVSIYRKAPRRYRRKKRTLPPVLQGLMGEANLRFARGNTELAAQICMEIIRQVPSAPEPFHTLAMIYEADQPEKSLQFALIAAHLSPRDADQWVRLANMSLESGDIKQAITCYNKAIQANPKDINLYETRARLLERNGDKKAYLRGFSKLVHQLEPEDGNNIVKYAKMLAKRYMEENNNEQALEAMENIFSKCPTFITLEEVNIMTEILIALKRFRKCLNILTKYTTIWVKYKHINDKQNPYIMVKKSENEKKEESEDRDIGEIEACGIPDDVVVDLKAKFLIILIELDQMKLAENLLSKFYLNENPEISGDLFLDIAETLMGKKEFERALALLDPLVNSNNYSLAAVWLRHAECWVGCKDLKKAIKSYEVVTKLSSQHLGARIALAKLYQLKGQYNKAIEVLDQDPESDTLDPHVIYRRTLLLFKVRRYDEYFRSGMLLFSRHCVHLRSKVELNALTRAYGIRQRIDSLKLHRLSRGEKFEEENVPVFLNTTELSEKNEFFLLVQMCKLACKLKKYGLLQRICLSALTSKRFEKRNTHIMFLCLLSCIYNNDSYHGYNIVRQLIRICQRPNSWNLLNIIVQNAQDCRHNRFIMRLLGREDVFSYLNIMHANNCLVSGTYKYALNDYISLFKVAPSALLALLIGVTLLQMACQKLSAKKNQLVIQAIAFLKKYCQLRGEDGKQEAHYNMGRAFHQIGLLPAAVHFYKLVLNEDPGDLVKKNSYLLDLKQEAAFNLHLIYLESENYLLARMYIENYITV, via the exons ATGGCATCTAATATGCAAACTGATATGGATGAAGAGGcagtaattgaaattaatttaccatcGCCAACTCACAAAGACAATGTGACAATCAATGAAGAAAGTACAATAGCATCGGTGATCATAGAAGAACTAGATGAAAATGCTCTTAATAATATGAATGTAGATATGACAGAATTTGTTGAAGCAAATGCTTTAGAGATTAAAGATATAGCAGAAAATATTATACCAGATACATATGCTGAACAAAGTAATTCTATCATGGATATTACTACAGACATAGAAGATCAAGACATATTATTGACTGCAGATGAAGAAGATCAATTAacaaaacaattcttaaatggaGAATTAACATTCTCTGAGTATTCTTTGAGAATGGACCAAGGTGTAGATATAGAAACTCTAGAAACTGATCCTTCTAG aaatgataatgaaaatgaagaaatagaAACAAATGTATCTATCTATCGCAAAGCACCTAGACGTTATAGGCGAAAAAAAAGGACACTTCCTCCAGTTCTACAAGGTCTTATGGGTGAAGCAAATTTAAGATTTGCTAGAGGAAATACAGAATTAGCTGCTCAAATATGTATGGAAATAATTAG ACAAGTACCAAGTGCTCCAGAACCATTTCATACATTAGCTATGATATATGAAGCAGATCAACCAGAGAAATCATTACAATTTGCTTTAATAGCAGCACATCTCAGTCCAAGAGATGCTGATCAATGGGTGCGATTAGCAAATATGTCATTGGAAAGTGGAGACATTAAACAAGCTATAACATGTTATAATAAAGCAATTCAGGCAAATCCAaaagatataaatttatatGAAACACGAGCACGACTTTTAGAACGgaatggagataagaaagcttACTTAAGGGGATTTTCAAAATTAGTTCATCAATTGGAACCTGAAGATGGTAATAATATAGTTAAGTATGCTAAAATGTTGGCTAAACGATACATGGAGGAAAATAACAATGAGCAAGCATTAGAagcaatggaaaatattttttcaaagtgtcCTACTTTTATTACTCTGGAAGAAGTTAATATTATGACTGAAATATTAATAGCACTAAAAAGatttagaaaatgtttaaatattttgacTAAATATACAACTATCTGGGTAAAATATAAACATATTAATGATAAACAGAATCCATACATAATGGTTAAAAAAtctgaaaatgaaaagaaagaagaatcagAAGATAGGGATATAGGTGAAATAGAGGCCTGTGGTATACCAGATGATGTTGTTGTTGATTTAAAAGCAAAGTTTCTTATAATCCTTATTGAATTAGATCAAATGAAATTAGCCGAAAATCTTTTGtccaaattttatttgaatgaaaatccagaaatttctggagatcTTTTTTTAGACATAGCAGAAACTCTGATGGGGAAAAAAGAATTTGAGCGTGCTTTAGCATTATTAGATCCATTAGTAAATAGCAATAATTATAGTTTAGCTGCAGTGTGGTTACGACATGCAGAATGTTGGGTTGGCTGCAAAGATTTGAAAAAAGCAATAAAATCTTATGAAGTTGTTACAAAGTTATCATCTCAACATTTAGGTGCAAGAATAGCTCTAGCTAAACTTTATCAATTAAAGGGTCAATACAACAAAGCAATAGAAGTCCTTGATCAAGATCCTGAGTCAGATACTTTAGATCCTCATGTAATTTATCGAAGAACATTGCTTCTTTTTAAAGTAAGGAGATACGATGAATATTTTCGATCTGGAATGTTACTTTTCTCCAGACATTGTGTTCATTTAAGGAGCAAAGTTGAGTTGAATGCATTAACTAGAGCATATGGAATACGACAACGTATAGATTCATTAAAACTTCATCGACTATCACGAGGAGAGAAATTTGAAGAAGAAAATGTACCAGTCTTTCTCAATACTACAGAATTAAGTGaaaagaatgaatttttcttaCTTGTTCAAATGTGTAAATTAGCTTGTAAATTAAAGAAGTATGGTTTACTGCAGAGAATATGTTTGAGTGCTTTAACATCGAAACGATTTGAAAAGAGAAACACTCATATTATGTTTTTATGTTTGCTCTCTTGCATTTACAATAATGATTCCTATCATGGATATAACATTGTTCGACAATTAATACGCATCTGCCAGAGGCCAAACTCTTggaatttgttaaatattattgtTCAAAATGCCCAAGATTGTAGGCATAATAGATTCATTATGCGTCTTCTTGGAAGGGAAGAtgtattttcttatttaaatataatgcaTGCTAACAACTGTCTTGTTTCGGGAACATATAAATATGCCCTCAACGATTACATTTCTCTTTTTAAAGTTGCACCCAGTGCATTATTGGCATTACTTATTGGTGTAACTTTATTACAAATGGCGTGTCAAAAATTATCTGCTAAAAAAAATCAACTTGTAATTCAAG CTATCGCTTTCCTGAAGAAATATTGTCAATTACGGGGTGAAGATGGCAAGCAAGAAGCCCATTACAATATGGGCCGTGCATTCCATCAGATTGGTTTATTACCAGCAGCTGTACATTTTTACAAATTAGTACTTAATGAAGATCCTGGAGATTTAGTTAAAAAGAATTCATATCTTTTAGACTTAAAACAAGAAGCTGCCTTCAATTTACatcttatttatttagaatCAGAAAATTACTTGTTGGCAAGAATGTACATTGAAAACTATATTACAGTTTAG